A genome region from Alistipes dispar includes the following:
- a CDS encoding carbohydrate kinase family protein — protein MKTFDVIALGELNVDLILNRIAGFPEVGKEIFARDMICTLGSSTAIFAANVSALGARTAFAGMIGRDAFGELVRGSLEARGVDTRYVIEAADRATGVTVVMSYGEDRANVTYPGAMEALRFADLDPEIFLSARHIHLSSLFMQPGLLADIVPILRAAHDGGATVSLDTQWDPAEEWRIDCREVLPLIDIFMPNEAELTALAHAASLDEAIGSVRPWLRRAMIVKRGSRGSVLVTAGGECREVGALLNREAVDTIGAGDSFNAGFIRCFVRGGSLGECQDAGNLTGAISTTAAGGTGAFADREAAVRTARERFGKQLNLD, from the coding sequence ATGAAAACTTTCGATGTCATCGCGCTGGGCGAACTGAACGTGGACCTGATCCTGAACCGGATCGCCGGGTTTCCCGAGGTGGGCAAGGAGATTTTCGCCCGGGACATGATCTGCACGCTGGGCAGCTCGACGGCCATTTTCGCCGCCAACGTCTCGGCGCTGGGCGCCCGCACGGCGTTCGCGGGCATGATCGGCCGCGACGCCTTCGGGGAGCTGGTGCGCGGAAGTCTCGAGGCGCGCGGCGTGGATACGCGCTATGTGATCGAGGCGGCGGACCGCGCCACCGGCGTCACGGTCGTCATGAGTTACGGCGAGGACCGGGCCAACGTCACTTATCCGGGAGCCATGGAGGCCCTGCGCTTCGCCGACCTCGATCCGGAGATTTTCCTGTCGGCCCGGCATATTCACCTCTCGTCGCTTTTCATGCAGCCCGGGCTGCTGGCCGATATCGTGCCGATCCTGCGGGCGGCGCACGACGGCGGCGCGACCGTCTCGCTCGATACGCAGTGGGACCCCGCCGAGGAGTGGCGGATCGACTGCCGCGAGGTGCTGCCGCTCATCGACATCTTTATGCCCAACGAGGCGGAACTGACGGCGCTCGCGCATGCGGCGTCGCTCGACGAGGCGATCGGGAGCGTGCGGCCGTGGCTGCGGCGCGCCATGATCGTCAAGCGCGGCAGCCGGGGCTCGGTGCTCGTCACGGCCGGCGGGGAATGCCGCGAGGTCGGGGCGCTGCTCAACCGCGAGGCGGTCGATACCATCGGTGCGGGCGACAGCTTCAATGCCGGGTTCATCCGGTGCTTCGTCCGCGGCGGTTCGCTCGGGGAGTGCCAGGATGCGGGCAACCTCACCGGAGCGATCTCTACGACGGCGGCCGGAGGCACGGGGGCGTTCGCCGACCGGGAGGCGGCCGTCCGTACGGCGCGCGAGCGGTTCGGAAAACAACTGAATCTGGATTGA
- a CDS encoding class II fructose-bisphosphate aldolase: protein MHIRERLKACQAAGTAVLATNFYNFETLTAVLKAARAVDAPVLLQLTRSSIDYMGLEQAVRMGRQGLADYGLEGWIHLDHGPSVELAQRCLEAGFDSVMIDASERPFGENVTVTRRVVELARPYGANVEAELGYVAKLGQRQGGGFTTPEEAARFVRETGVDALAVAIGSAHGFYRETPHLDMERLKAIRAATDAVLVLHGSSGIPHPMVREAIAAGISKVNLATEIKDTFMRSLKGVLTASDEIDLRKVFPKAVEPVTALLEEKYRMTGTARR, encoded by the coding sequence ATGCACATACGGGAACGACTCAAGGCGTGTCAGGCCGCCGGAACGGCGGTCCTCGCCACCAATTTCTACAATTTCGAGACGCTGACGGCCGTCCTGAAGGCCGCCCGGGCGGTCGATGCTCCGGTCTTGCTGCAACTCACGCGCAGCTCGATCGACTACATGGGGCTCGAACAGGCCGTCCGCATGGGGCGTCAGGGACTGGCCGACTACGGTCTCGAGGGGTGGATACATCTCGACCACGGACCGAGCGTCGAGCTGGCGCAGCGTTGCCTGGAGGCCGGATTCGACTCGGTGATGATCGACGCCAGCGAGCGGCCTTTCGGGGAGAATGTGACCGTGACGCGCCGTGTCGTCGAGCTGGCGCGTCCCTACGGGGCCAATGTGGAGGCCGAGCTGGGTTACGTGGCCAAGCTGGGGCAGCGGCAGGGCGGCGGGTTCACGACTCCGGAGGAAGCCGCGCGCTTCGTGCGGGAGACGGGCGTCGATGCGCTGGCCGTGGCCATCGGTTCGGCGCACGGCTTCTACCGGGAAACGCCGCATCTGGATATGGAGCGGCTGAAGGCGATCCGTGCGGCCACCGACGCGGTGCTGGTGCTGCACGGCAGTTCGGGCATTCCGCATCCGATGGTCCGCGAGGCGATCGCGGCCGGCATTTCGAAGGTGAACCTGGCCACCGAGATCAAGGATACCTTCATGCGCTCGCTCAAGGGCGTCCTGACCGCCTCGGACGAGATCGACCTGCGCAAGGTCTTTCCGAAGGCCGTGGAGCCTGTGACGGCGCTGCTCGAAGAAAAATACCGGATGACGGGCACGGCCCGTCGCTGA
- a CDS encoding amidohydrolase family protein, whose protein sequence is MKPVCLMTIALLGIPAAGSVSAQSLEERKAAVQELRLKDYEPRSVFRIPRTDVRRAKFPVVDMHSHDYAADDAGVAAWVRTLDSCNIRYSSVMHCEWIGAPFEEYIRKYRPYGDRFLFWCCFDYTGFGEPGWAERAVRELERCHALGARGVGEMVDKGLGDTYARPVPGRGIHLDDPRLRPLIERCGELGMPVSIHIAEPIWMYEPLDRHNDGLMNGADWAVDTSAEGCRGYEELMATFERALAAYPGTTFIACHYLNMNQDLERLGRLLDRYPNLYVDIAGRAGESAATPRATRRFLVRYADRVLFGTDNGTDPGMYRMVFRILETDDEHFYNPDYGYHWAYSGFRLPDDVLRKIYYGNAARLLHLD, encoded by the coding sequence ATGAAACCTGTTTGTCTGATGACCATCGCCCTGCTCGGGATTCCGGCCGCCGGCTCCGTGTCGGCGCAGAGCCTCGAAGAACGGAAAGCCGCCGTGCAGGAACTCCGGCTGAAGGATTACGAACCGCGGTCCGTATTCCGCATTCCCCGGACCGATGTCCGGCGGGCCAAATTCCCCGTCGTGGACATGCATTCGCACGACTACGCCGCCGACGATGCCGGAGTGGCCGCATGGGTGCGTACGCTTGACTCGTGCAACATACGCTATTCGAGCGTCATGCACTGCGAGTGGATCGGTGCGCCCTTCGAGGAGTATATACGCAAATACCGGCCCTACGGCGACCGTTTCCTGTTCTGGTGCTGTTTCGACTACACGGGATTCGGCGAACCCGGATGGGCCGAACGGGCCGTTCGCGAGCTGGAGCGCTGTCATGCGCTGGGAGCCCGCGGCGTCGGCGAGATGGTGGACAAGGGGCTGGGCGACACCTATGCCCGTCCCGTGCCCGGACGGGGCATCCACCTCGACGATCCGCGCCTGCGCCCGCTTATCGAACGGTGCGGCGAGCTGGGAATGCCCGTTAGCATCCATATCGCCGAACCGATCTGGATGTACGAGCCGCTGGACCGGCACAATGACGGACTGATGAACGGTGCAGACTGGGCCGTGGACACCTCCGCGGAGGGCTGCCGCGGTTACGAGGAGCTGATGGCGACCTTCGAACGCGCGCTGGCCGCCTATCCCGGGACGACCTTCATCGCCTGCCACTACCTGAACATGAATCAGGACCTGGAGCGGCTCGGGAGGCTGCTCGACAGGTATCCGAACCTCTATGTGGACATTGCCGGCCGGGCGGGCGAGTCGGCCGCCACGCCGCGCGCCACGCGCCGTTTCCTCGTCCGGTATGCGGACCGCGTCCTCTTCGGCACGGACAACGGTACGGACCCCGGCATGTACCGCATGGTCTTCCGGATTCTGGAGACCGACGACGAACACTTCTACAACCCCGACTACGGGTATCACTGGGCTTACAGCGGCTTCCGTCTTCCCGACGACGTGCTGCGGAAAATCTACTACGGCAATGCCGCCCGGCTCCTTCACCTCGACTAA
- a CDS encoding glycoside hydrolase family 36 protein, with protein sequence MKKLLIIAFLLSAAACSSPQRISNGGIEMEVDGRMHVRIRSLHGGTAPFCDDFRPFDRLVCDEAEIVDFRLGRVERCEGGYCLTGLAEGDGIAVEKRMTVTVPEGDCDGMLLVSTRYINRGGDLHVRRLVANELRIGADSLLWSFQPTSTSARADWVLPVRPGFRQENYLGMNNTDYGGGIPMVSLWRRDGGVSVGLTEPCLRTVSMPVVWSRSSDAATMSLVRGFDEELLFARGDTLAAYDSFVAVQQGDFFDPLRSFSTYMQRYRGIRMAASEPGAFEPVWCAWGYERQFTVGEVIGTLPKVAELGFRWVDVDDGYQIAEGDWETNSRFPGGGRDMRRMTDAIHALGMKAKLWWAPMAADPGTRILREHPEMLLQTAEGTPEYITWWDSYYLSPVNPATERYTLGLVDRFMREWNFDGLKLDGQHLNLCLPDHNPASGLDDPEQAVERFPSFFRAIFDRARAIKPDAVVQLCPCGCAVNFFNIPYMNQAVASDPTSSWQVRLKGKSYKAINPGLAYYGDHVELTDGGDDFASQIGIGAVIGSKFTWPENNPAVEADYRLTPEKERLYKKWVKIYTDRMLSLGDYLNLYDIGFDRPEGHVIRKDGALYYAFYADRWDGGRIELRGLERGRTYVVTEYAADYPRSYEVSGDDPFIVPSFDRSYLIEVREK encoded by the coding sequence ATGAAAAAACTGCTGATCATCGCCTTTCTGCTCTCGGCGGCCGCGTGCTCGTCGCCGCAGCGCATCTCGAACGGCGGAATTGAAATGGAAGTGGACGGCCGCATGCATGTGCGCATCCGTTCGCTGCACGGGGGGACGGCCCCCTTCTGCGACGACTTCAGACCCTTCGACCGGCTGGTGTGCGACGAGGCCGAAATCGTCGATTTCAGGCTCGGACGCGTCGAACGCTGCGAGGGAGGCTATTGCCTGACCGGGCTTGCGGAGGGCGACGGCATCGCGGTCGAAAAACGGATGACGGTCACGGTCCCCGAAGGGGATTGCGACGGAATGCTGCTCGTAAGCACGCGCTATATCAATCGGGGCGGCGACCTGCACGTGCGCCGTCTGGTGGCGAACGAACTGCGCATCGGGGCCGACTCGCTGTTGTGGTCGTTCCAGCCCACCTCCACCTCGGCCCGGGCGGACTGGGTGCTTCCGGTGCGTCCGGGATTCCGGCAGGAGAACTACCTCGGCATGAACAACACGGATTACGGCGGCGGCATTCCGATGGTTTCGCTCTGGCGGCGCGACGGCGGCGTGAGCGTCGGACTGACCGAACCCTGTCTGCGTACGGTCTCCATGCCCGTCGTCTGGAGCCGCAGCAGCGACGCGGCGACGATGTCCCTCGTGCGCGGATTCGACGAGGAACTGCTCTTCGCCCGGGGCGACACGCTGGCGGCTTACGACAGCTTCGTGGCCGTGCAGCAGGGCGATTTCTTCGATCCGCTGCGCAGCTTTTCGACCTACATGCAGCGCTACCGCGGCATCCGCATGGCCGCTTCCGAACCCGGGGCCTTCGAGCCGGTCTGGTGCGCTTGGGGATACGAACGGCAGTTCACCGTCGGCGAGGTGATCGGAACGCTGCCCAAAGTGGCCGAACTGGGCTTCAGGTGGGTGGACGTGGACGACGGCTACCAGATCGCCGAGGGCGATTGGGAGACGAACTCCCGTTTTCCGGGAGGCGGCCGCGACATGCGCCGTATGACCGATGCCATTCACGCGCTGGGCATGAAGGCCAAGCTGTGGTGGGCGCCGATGGCGGCCGATCCCGGCACGCGCATCCTGCGCGAACACCCCGAGATGCTGTTGCAGACGGCCGAAGGGACGCCCGAATACATCACCTGGTGGGACAGTTACTACCTCTCGCCGGTCAATCCCGCCACGGAGCGCTACACGCTGGGATTGGTGGACCGTTTCATGCGCGAGTGGAATTTCGACGGTCTGAAACTCGACGGACAGCATCTGAACCTCTGCCTGCCGGATCACAACCCGGCGAGCGGGCTGGACGATCCGGAGCAGGCCGTGGAGCGCTTCCCCTCCTTCTTCCGCGCGATCTTCGACCGGGCGCGCGCCATCAAGCCCGATGCCGTGGTGCAGCTCTGCCCGTGCGGATGCGCGGTAAACTTCTTCAACATCCCCTATATGAATCAGGCCGTGGCCTCCGATCCCACGTCGAGCTGGCAGGTGCGGCTGAAGGGCAAGAGTTACAAGGCGATCAATCCCGGGCTGGCCTATTACGGCGATCACGTGGAGCTGACGGACGGAGGCGACGATTTTGCCTCGCAGATCGGGATCGGCGCCGTGATCGGTTCGAAATTCACCTGGCCCGAGAACAACCCGGCCGTCGAGGCGGATTACCGGCTCACGCCGGAGAAGGAGCGGCTGTATAAGAAATGGGTGAAGATCTACACCGACAGAATGCTCTCGCTCGGCGACTACCTGAATCTTTACGACATCGGTTTCGACCGGCCCGAAGGACACGTCATCCGCAAGGACGGGGCGCTCTACTACGCCTTCTATGCCGACCGCTGGGACGGCGGTCGCATCGAGCTGCGCGGTCTGGAGCGCGGCCGGACCTATGTGGTCACGGAGTATGCGGCCGACTATCCGCGCAGCTACGAGGTCAGCGGCGACGACCCCTTCATCGTTCCGTCGTTCGATCGCAGCTATCTGATCGAAGTCCGTGAAAAATAG
- a CDS encoding SusC/RagA family TonB-linked outer membrane protein, whose product MNLKSFLRTQLPAFLLLAGSAHAQTAVQGTVLSAEDKSPLPGATVVVEGTTRGTSAGADGRYALEAVPGEVLVFSFVGFEDRKVTYSNQTTIDVELEPQSNSLDEVVVMGYSSQRKTELSSAVVSLDAEQLTDVTSPDIGNMLQGKAAGVLVYNTSGQPGSQATIRIRGTGSITAASDPLYVVDGIIGGTFNPNDVETLTVLKDAGATAIYGSEGAGGVIVVTTKSAKQGQKTTVNFKFSAGVKSVLQGRLKMMDSEELYYTQKSYMPEVLFQAQRPESLLGQDFDWVDAIFRTGVVQNYYASVSGSSGKTNYYVSLDHYSEDGTLINTDFHRTTARINLSTELARSLRMTTRVAYTNSRDYSSSSYQTLEWAYCMVPWDSPYYADGSLIDLNKDTEHAWLSQYRYNPLFAEKYNYAKSHSDDLVGDLQLVWNPTDWLTVSSSNRFNRSGSKYITCIDPRTVGESEHGSLANSLSEGWGISSSNLVKAAHSFGDHNLGGLVGYEYGINKEEYLDVTGQDMPEGMGSMNSTIPFENGGYDLWGEGWSVFAQVQYSYRNKYTLTASFRADASSKFAPRNRVGYFPSVAASWVVSHENWLRDAAWLDLLKLRASYGETGNSSIGSYLYLDSYSFASKYHNKVTAIPVRKANPYLGWETANMTGVGLDASFLGRIDLTLDFYNIINSELLLNVPLSPSTGFFDQTANAGKVRNRGFEIALNTTNVKTRDVTWTTGFNIGFNRNRVLTTPTPEGFLQSSGGNGTVSQQVKVGQDIYSWYMPKWLGVDPGNGDPVWEKVVYDEHGRVTGRIPTNDYSEATNQVVGVATPKFSGGVSTSLRVFNFTLSGVANFVYGNKIFNNDRLTMDADGAFLTHNSVSLDNGLKWKRWEKPGDVATHPKAVAFGNKNSNAVSSRFLEDGSFFRIKNVTLAYDLPEKWVRKMRMQAMRIYVSGDNLATFTRFSGMDPEVDLQGTEYTLAGMYSTPYPVGRTFMFGVDLTF is encoded by the coding sequence ATGAATCTTAAATCATTCCTCAGAACTCAACTGCCGGCTTTCCTCCTCTTGGCGGGGAGCGCCCATGCGCAGACCGCCGTTCAGGGTACGGTGCTCTCGGCAGAGGACAAATCGCCCCTCCCGGGTGCGACGGTCGTCGTCGAGGGCACGACGCGGGGGACATCGGCCGGTGCGGACGGTCGCTATGCGCTGGAAGCCGTCCCGGGCGAAGTGCTCGTCTTCTCGTTCGTGGGATTCGAGGACCGGAAGGTGACCTACAGCAACCAGACGACGATCGACGTGGAGCTCGAACCGCAGTCGAACAGCCTCGACGAGGTGGTCGTGATGGGTTATTCGTCGCAGCGCAAGACGGAGCTTTCGAGCGCCGTGGTTTCGCTCGACGCGGAGCAGCTCACCGACGTCACCTCGCCCGACATCGGGAACATGCTCCAGGGCAAGGCCGCCGGCGTGCTGGTCTATAATACTTCGGGGCAGCCCGGTTCGCAGGCTACGATCCGTATCCGCGGCACGGGCTCCATCACCGCAGCCAGCGACCCGCTCTACGTGGTGGACGGCATCATCGGCGGTACGTTCAACCCCAACGACGTGGAGACGCTCACCGTGCTCAAGGATGCCGGAGCGACGGCCATCTACGGTTCGGAGGGTGCGGGCGGCGTCATCGTCGTCACGACCAAGTCGGCGAAGCAGGGGCAGAAGACGACGGTCAATTTCAAGTTCTCGGCCGGCGTGAAGTCGGTGTTGCAGGGCCGCCTGAAGATGATGGATTCGGAGGAGCTCTACTATACGCAGAAGAGCTACATGCCCGAGGTGCTTTTTCAGGCGCAGCGTCCCGAATCGCTGCTCGGACAGGATTTCGACTGGGTGGACGCCATCTTCCGCACGGGCGTCGTGCAGAATTACTACGCTTCGGTATCCGGCAGCTCGGGCAAGACCAATTACTATGTCAGCCTCGATCATTACAGCGAGGACGGAACGCTCATCAATACCGACTTCCACCGCACGACGGCCCGCATCAACCTTTCGACCGAACTGGCGCGTTCGCTGCGCATGACCACGCGCGTCGCCTACACCAATTCGCGCGATTACAGCTCCTCGTCGTATCAGACGCTCGAGTGGGCCTACTGCATGGTGCCGTGGGACAGCCCCTATTATGCCGACGGCTCGCTCATCGACCTGAACAAGGACACCGAACACGCCTGGCTGTCGCAGTACCGCTACAATCCGCTCTTCGCCGAGAAGTACAACTACGCCAAGTCGCATTCGGACGATCTGGTGGGCGACCTGCAACTGGTGTGGAATCCTACCGACTGGCTGACGGTCTCCTCGTCGAACCGGTTCAACCGCAGCGGTTCGAAGTACATCACCTGCATCGACCCCCGCACGGTGGGCGAGTCGGAGCACGGCAGCCTTGCGAACAGCCTGTCGGAGGGATGGGGCATCTCCTCGTCGAACCTCGTCAAGGCGGCGCACTCGTTCGGCGACCACAACCTCGGCGGACTGGTGGGCTACGAGTACGGAATCAACAAGGAGGAGTACCTCGACGTGACGGGACAGGACATGCCCGAGGGGATGGGTTCGATGAATTCGACGATTCCCTTCGAGAACGGCGGGTACGACCTCTGGGGCGAGGGCTGGTCGGTCTTCGCGCAGGTGCAGTACAGCTACCGGAACAAGTACACGCTCACGGCGTCGTTCCGCGCCGACGCCAGCTCGAAGTTCGCGCCCAGGAACCGGGTGGGTTACTTCCCGTCGGTGGCCGCTTCGTGGGTCGTCAGCCACGAGAACTGGCTCAGGGACGCCGCATGGCTCGATCTGCTCAAGCTGCGCGCCAGCTACGGCGAAACGGGTAACTCGTCGATCGGGTCGTACCTCTACCTCGACTCCTATTCGTTCGCCTCGAAATACCACAACAAGGTGACGGCCATTCCCGTCCGCAAGGCCAATCCCTATCTGGGCTGGGAGACGGCCAACATGACCGGCGTGGGTCTCGACGCTTCGTTCCTCGGCCGGATCGACCTCACTCTCGACTTCTACAACATCATCAACTCCGAGCTGCTGCTCAACGTGCCGCTGTCGCCTTCGACGGGCTTCTTCGACCAGACGGCCAATGCGGGCAAGGTCCGCAACCGCGGTTTCGAGATCGCGCTCAATACGACCAACGTGAAGACCCGCGACGTGACGTGGACCACGGGATTCAACATCGGGTTCAACCGCAACCGCGTGCTGACTACGCCGACTCCCGAGGGATTCCTCCAGTCGAGCGGCGGCAACGGAACCGTCTCGCAGCAGGTGAAGGTGGGGCAGGATATTTACAGTTGGTACATGCCCAAATGGCTGGGCGTCGATCCGGGCAACGGCGATCCCGTATGGGAGAAGGTCGTCTATGACGAACACGGCCGGGTGACCGGACGCATTCCGACCAACGATTACAGCGAGGCGACCAATCAGGTCGTGGGCGTCGCCACGCCCAAGTTCAGCGGCGGCGTCTCGACCTCTCTGCGCGTCTTCAACTTCACGCTGAGCGGCGTGGCCAATTTCGTGTACGGCAACAAGATCTTCAACAACGACCGCCTGACGATGGACGCCGACGGCGCGTTCCTGACGCACAACAGCGTCTCGCTGGACAACGGACTGAAGTGGAAGCGCTGGGAGAAGCCCGGCGACGTGGCCACGCACCCCAAGGCCGTCGCGTTCGGCAACAAGAACTCGAACGCCGTGTCGTCGCGGTTCCTCGAGGACGGCAGCTTCTTCCGCATCAAGAACGTCACGCTGGCTTACGACCTGCCCGAAAAGTGGGTCAGGAAGATGCGGATGCAGGCCATGCGCATCTACGTTTCGGGCGACAACCTGGCCACCTTCACCCGCTTCTCGGGCATGGACCCCGAGGTCGATCTGCAAGGTACGGAGTACACGCTGGCCGGTATGTACAGCACGCCCTATCCCGTGGGCCGGACCTTCATGTTCGGCGTCGATCTGACCTTCTAA
- a CDS encoding RagB/SusD family nutrient uptake outer membrane protein, whose protein sequence is MKKILLGAVASLTLSACDLDYFPNDSMTSDQMAGNPSSTEYSTDGNYSMFKDVLEYKGSEYSGSTYVRYFFQMSEFRGDNVCLANKTEDPLYNEICYNDLETDLPTSYFWWCAYHIIYGANAVIESQPEGASDEGDRMLGENYFLRAICHLHLSMLYSRPYTFGRDNMGVVLRTSTDTPTTERSTVGAVYDQIRDDLVKAAGLLKDKARRGDAGYVSYDAAMGLLSRVYLYRGEDDKVIETVNGLLGGASAESKLDPDYARYFENALSSSETLWAVAHEDYEDRGRESVGSMYWTPDQRGVGGWAEMYYSDPLIALYERHPEDIRFTAYCERLNPDETGQLQVRWAVASEGTDFRVNQLYDCFRDDNGYYYEENGSRHYLQAEQEYGRTQFYVTVGGEKTRAYVDVKTESFNTCPAFMCKKFASPTNAAHPLLSSPVMLRWGEVILNRAEAYAKTGNEQGALDDVNALRRRAGLSEEALYTLDNYREAGYSSVLDVVLDERRLELCFEGQRAFDVFRNGRSLDRRFAGVQPWEVVDCDDPRILYRIPYDEISVSGIPQND, encoded by the coding sequence ATGAAAAAGATACTTTTGGGCGCAGTCGCCTCGCTGACCCTCTCGGCCTGCGACCTGGACTATTTCCCCAACGATTCGATGACCTCGGACCAGATGGCCGGGAACCCCTCTTCGACGGAGTATTCGACCGACGGCAACTACTCGATGTTCAAGGACGTGCTGGAGTACAAGGGTTCGGAGTATTCGGGCAGCACCTATGTCCGCTACTTCTTCCAGATGTCGGAGTTCCGCGGCGATAACGTCTGCCTGGCCAACAAGACCGAGGACCCGCTCTACAACGAGATCTGCTACAACGACCTGGAGACCGATCTGCCCACTTCCTACTTCTGGTGGTGCGCCTACCATATCATCTACGGCGCCAACGCCGTGATCGAATCGCAGCCCGAAGGGGCGAGCGACGAGGGCGACCGGATGCTGGGCGAGAACTATTTCCTGCGCGCCATCTGTCACCTGCACCTCTCGATGCTCTACTCGCGGCCCTATACCTTCGGCCGCGACAACATGGGCGTCGTGCTGCGCACCTCGACCGACACGCCGACCACCGAGCGCTCGACCGTGGGCGCCGTGTATGATCAGATCCGCGACGACCTCGTAAAGGCCGCCGGACTGCTCAAGGACAAGGCGCGCCGCGGCGATGCCGGATATGTCTCCTACGATGCGGCCATGGGCCTGCTTTCGCGGGTTTACCTCTACCGCGGCGAGGACGACAAGGTGATCGAGACCGTGAACGGCCTGCTCGGAGGCGCTTCGGCCGAAAGCAAGCTCGATCCCGACTATGCCCGCTATTTCGAAAATGCGCTCTCTTCGTCCGAAACCCTCTGGGCCGTCGCGCACGAGGATTACGAGGACCGCGGACGCGAGTCGGTCGGTTCGATGTACTGGACGCCCGACCAGCGCGGTGTGGGCGGCTGGGCCGAAATGTACTACTCCGATCCGCTGATCGCCCTCTACGAACGCCATCCCGAAGACATCCGCTTCACGGCCTACTGCGAGCGGCTGAATCCCGACGAGACGGGACAGTTGCAGGTCCGCTGGGCGGTCGCCTCGGAGGGAACGGATTTCCGCGTCAATCAACTCTACGACTGCTTCCGCGACGACAACGGCTATTATTACGAGGAAAACGGCTCCCGGCATTATTTGCAGGCCGAACAGGAGTACGGCCGCACGCAGTTCTACGTGACGGTCGGCGGCGAGAAGACGCGCGCCTACGTGGACGTGAAGACCGAGAGCTTCAACACCTGTCCTGCCTTCATGTGCAAGAAATTCGCCAGCCCGACCAACGCCGCCCATCCGCTGCTCTCGTCTCCCGTGATGCTGCGCTGGGGCGAGGTGATTCTCAACCGTGCCGAAGCCTATGCCAAGACAGGCAACGAGCAGGGGGCGCTGGATGACGTCAATGCGCTGCGCCGCCGCGCCGGACTGTCCGAGGAGGCCCTCTATACGCTGGACAATTACCGTGAGGCAGGGTATTCGTCGGTGCTCGACGTGGTGCTCGACGAGCGTCGTCTGGAGCTCTGCTTCGAGGGACAGCGCGCATTCGACGTTTTCCGCAACGGGCGGTCGCTGGACCGCCGTTTCGCAGGCGTCCAGCCCTGGGAGGTGGTCGATTGCGACGATCCGCGCATCCTCTACCGCATTCCCTACGACGAAATCTCGGTCAGCGGCATTCCGCAGAACGACTAA